In the genome of Mytilus edulis chromosome 3, xbMytEdul2.2, whole genome shotgun sequence, one region contains:
- the LOC139517485 gene encoding protein split ends-like isoform X5, protein METPFCKRFAKNHWIAGFIESSSLKHDGPEHYGTMKAKRGKYRLSPNEEAQLVKDETERRRKQRIIQVREQSKQNAEKIRQAVKLERDRQVTKLAVELQNQLEQEKDEKVRKLEVQYENSLKSIGQGHKEAGEQYDRTEERELLQQEDNRRADARGSAAMDKLKRERMFRQFEETKQIKARQAALDEERKRAAMIASLPPPDPDPLLDINIPTKKPVKMTDVDNFTTTHYHILEQYSIDKANPITQGDARAAAEEEERRIRERSQELVRLSNDRMARARVRHNNALEKEILSHDYDKMMMDLSDLQRADRERRLHVVANIPKQVFEPPHKRVEDREDHQRNLETAFEDMYMAQTDYVGDLSLALDPHPPPETPSATESLEVSMMTEGTPVQEPTLPRIPPVLKDMTNIPRTQGEKSPVKKPEKVLKKLMDKIKSQRDEWISKSNVDLDIPDDTTIKVQEPGRNEFTTSRHVPGTQTDEVPTKLSAPEGTADISVDSVLEQQKELDPILNLMAYGTNMINQKRVLEEKLKALEGEHAAYKQTAQSRLSHNEGYPPIHTQLMNGHAVPREQMSSGYSWSVPQSMHQPPLSTGSITAKPYLTTAGASQPQIQKQYMPVPQVQQQYMPVQHTDRIGMTVSEQPYPLPVTLLPREPVVASLPKQYIPLSHRQQGDMPQLSTVNVSSRMQPPTYTSALSQIQTQHEAGSYGVRQPAVQSQQQYVPPSVAPVSVFSRESVHHHPSLSMSSLSGSSGDYYPQTFPTPSLPIPSTVGLIPVTSYAAQQDQTKKIKDYQQYLLQRHEQSKKVLADTRAEIEKRRQELLHRFPQLAGQSPETNKGDEQLPVVDSRANIPPPPPSEVIQTNTQTTELSPSKTAISSLVTQLASDPYYAQRLGLEKEKNSKAEVSQTNNKYRDVRKSLPFDESLQESPYTQVHDSGGKFRQTEFDSTMESDDRRDLDDTVMSSSTDRGSPKLPMNGRRSAQSTESDMDTSGQSTGKDQNEIYDNRQQELKKQLEEIQKQKEAILQRHDMAHLRLHAEQERLKYQMAEEEKRLTPDITSEDSTTEVDTDEERRGEILTTKHLRGPPQKQKLNLLGEHRPHELSTIQEVDTPRSAQRSLESGKPSLSSSGSSLSRRSLDSYQMSTGTIPEEKEPQEQFVTPTYRRTAGETGYQTQQIEQILERAREFDPSVVERLKQQTNDIFANIATPPQKGGTPGSNLSLSMGSLTPDSLSTGPISDSNVSTQYNSPSDAPAFKIVNQKGKDNSRSDSSYRSGMSWADELSSYSGQYHSMKMDDSSKTSADSRLEPSSRVLNSSSQEKLNLQAMDDKRPSKSQADRKYDVFHMKLEHPSIEKPGSQFIFKHADESISSDSTSRLNIQELSEITPLERSNKQGELSQYPLLDKSGQMEQSSSDDRSRGYTSSSAVNESSARESPLGGAEDNVEDSKLLRTGESLASTATSASSYMDLDAVSGINRPFDFIGQFKLTGRDQSVPNSSDDLIDLDSSKYTEKGGFTSTPYTTDDKISSQLLSEPSQYDLTPGDIQVRSGAIPQQSFGLSSNQTPAFVSRRGDFGSDFSDQGSGEKKVGATLSQYSLKSETPGVTLIGKELSQYTIGSENVSPLSQYSIETTENISPDPAIKSLSQYSLEPSASHDIKDDSSLSQHSLDPSRQISGFGLSKGDKSMTQYSYSTDLTAETTQSSGRDHVDGHLSQYSLQTNEKSLTHGQLSDSDLMHTSKMPSTDNLSLSQHALDSTNDDNDSIVEKKFANLDNLIRESRDLIAKHKKLITKNKDWEEQSTESTPERKNENQNSNNNNLIEMMGLRLEPQVISTKLDTSESSFNVTDDVSPMMITASSADMTQDHFKTADSLSMDNSVGHKYGDSALSRLSQLDTTAGISDEPDLTLVTESSEVSINQEGQLTHRSECSNNDDSVWSFEQHEQSARSSPDITENDFPDLGEEEDHSGLAGQTLQESFDRRQQSMSSVKRDAGEDVVFRAVPVVVSPTLSFSMKLNSDIKPKAPLTWASELKGEQELPVLAAGAKPSFKLADPKHVTKKDSDNKKFEKPVTAVSKSKSAGNLNRALQPRSAGSIPSISTSSSDEKSLGHSKSAGIISLGDFLKRQLSNEDDNTAKSESFSQKNNSALVTTKNKPGPSINTKPASVSKPSPSFYGKAKESSKGSSYSIGKKAETGTSSSGKPGIYGKSQGGKPAGNSHMSKTLSSWKKSRAVKSSGPPPPPKQSSHFPNGVTEFPKPSSRSEEDEAYERRMRAYNPRLFRLQNRLGIEEPEETPSEEKKKSPKSRETTEEKQKRAAASRDKVKEFQKKLQENMRKKQLQKKQSS, encoded by the exons ATGGAGACACCGTTTTGTAAAAGGTTTGCCAAAAATCACTGGATTGCAGGATTTATTGAATCAAGCAGCTTAAAACATGATGGACCAGAGCATT ATGGTACTATGAAGGCTAAAAGAGGAAAGTATAGATTGAGTCCAAATGAAGAGGCACAGCTAGTTAAAGATGAAACAGAGCGAAGACGTAAACAGAGAATTATACAA gTAAGAGAACAGTCCAAGCAAAATGCTGAAAAGATTAGACAAGCAGTAAAACTAGAAAGAGACAGACAAGTTACTAAATTGGCAGTAGAATTACAG AATCAGTTGGAACAAGAGAAAGATGAAAAAGTTAGGAAGTTGGAGGTTCAGtatgaaaattcattgaaaagcaTAGGTCAAGGTCATAAAGAGGCAGGTGAACAA TATGACAGAACTGAAGAAAGGGAGCTTCTGCAGCAAGAAGATAACAGAAGAGCAGATGCAAGGGGATCAGCAGCCATGGACAAACTCAAACGGGAAAGAATGTTTCGCCAGTTTGAAgagacaaaacaaataaaagctAG ACAAGCTGCTTTAGATGAAGAGAGAAAAAGAGCTGCTATGATTGCTTCATTGCCACCACCAGATCCTGATCCACTTCTAGATATCAACATACCAACAA AAAAACCAGTAAAGATGACTGATGTAGATAATTTTACCACAACACATTACCATATTTTAGAACAATATTCTATTGATAAGGCTAATCCTATTACACAG ggAGATGCTCGAGCAGCAGCTGAGGAAGAAGAGAGAAGAATTAGGGAGAGATCTCAGGAGTTAGTCAGACTGAGTAATGATAGAATGGCCAGGGCAAGAGTCAGACATAATAATGCTCTGGAAAAAGAAATACTTAGTCAT gACTATGATAAGATGATGATGGATCTTAGTGATTTACAGAGAGCAGACAGAGAAAGGAGATTACACGTTGTTGCAAACATTCCA AAACAAGTTTTTGAGCCACCTCACAAAAGGGTAGAAGACAGAGAAGACCACCAgagaaatttagaaacagcatttGAAGACATGTACATGGCTCAAACAG aTTACGTAGGTGATTTAAGTCTAGCATTAGACCCACACCCACCTCCAGAGACGCCTTCTGCCACAGAATCATTAGAGGTATCCATGATGACTGAAGGAACACCTGTCCAGGAACCTACATTACCCAGAATTCCACCTGTTCTTAAAGATATGACTAATATACCAAGAACACAGGGAGAAAAGTCACCAGTAAAGAAACCAG AAAAAGTGTTAAAGAAGTTAATGGATAAAATAAAATCCCAAAGAGATGAATGGATATCTAAATCTAATGTTGATCTGGATATTCCTGATGATACCACAATTAAG GTACAAGAACCTGGTAGGAATGAGTTTACAACATCTAGACATGTTCCTGGTACTCAGACAGATGAGGTTCCTACCAAGCTTAGTGCTCCTGAAGGTACAGCTGACATATCTGTTGACTCAGTATTAGAACAACAGAAAGAGTTAGA TCCGATATTAAATCTGATGGCGTATGGTACTAATATGAT aaacCAAAAACGAGTGTTAGAGGAAAAATTGAAAGCTCTAGAAGGGGAGCATGCTGCATACAAACAAACAGCCCAATCTAGATTATCTCATAATGAAGGGTATCCTCCCATACATACCCAGCTTATGAATGGACATGCTGTACCTAGAGAACAGATGTCCTCTGGATATTCTTGGTCTGTACCACAAAGTATGCATCAACCTCCATTGTCAACTGGTTCCATCACAGCAAAACCATATTTGACAACAGCTGGTGCATCCCAGCCACAAATCCAAAAACAGTACATGCCAGTGCCACAAGTTCAACAACAGTACATGCCAGTGCAGCATACTGACAGAATCGGTATGACAGTATCAGAACAACCATATCCCTTACCAGTTACTCTGTTGCCAAGGGAACCAGTTGTAGCATCATTACCAAAGCAGTACATTCCTTTATCTCATCGACAACAGGGGGACATGCCCCAACTGTCAACAGTAAATGTGAGTAGTAGGATGCAGCCTCCAACCTACACCTCAGCACTCTCACAGATCCAGACCCAGCATGAAGCTGGAAGTTATGGAGTGAGACAGCCAGCAGTCCAATCACAGCAACAATATGTTCCTCCCAGTGTAGCACCAGTTTCTGTGTTTAGTCGTGAGTCTGTTCATCATCATCCTTCATTGTCAATGAGTTCATTATCTGGGTCATCTGGAGATTATTATCCACAGACTTTTCCTACTCCATCTCTTCCCATTCCATCCACGGTTGGTCTGATACCAGTAACATCCTATGCTGCTCAACAAGACCAAACTAAAAAGATTAAAGATTATCAACAATATTTACTACAACGTCATGAACAAAGTAAAAAGGTGCTGGCTGATACTAGAgctgaaattgaaaaaagacgACAGGAGTTACTTCATAGGTTTCCACAATTAGCTGGTCAATCTCCTGAAACCAACAAAGGAGATGAACAACTCCCAGTAGTAGATAGTCGAGCAAATATTCCTCCACCTCCCCCTTCTGAGGTAATCCAGACAAATACACAAACAACAGAACTATCACCAAGTAAGACAGCTATATCATCACTCGTGACACAACTGGCTTCAGATCCATACTATGCACAAAGATTGGGACTTGAGAAAGAGAAAAACAGTAAAGCAGAAGTTAGTCAGACTAATAATAAATATAGAGATGTAAGAAAGTCTCTTCCTTTTGATGAATCTCTTCAGGAATCACCTTACACTCAAGTTCATGATTCAGGGGGTAAATTTAGACAGACAGAATTCGACTCTACAATGGAATCAGATGATAGAAGAGATTTAGATGATACAGTAATGTCATCATCTACAGACAGAGGGAGCCCTAAATTACCAATGAACGGAAGACGATCAGCCCAGTCAACCGAATCAGATATGGATACATCAGGTCAGAGTACAGGAAAAgatcaaaatgaaatatatgataaCAGACAACAGGAATTAAAGAAACAATTAGAAGAAATACAGAAACAGAAAGAGGCCATATTACAGAGGCATGATATGGCACATCTTAGACTTCATGCTGAACAGGAGAGACTTAAATACCAGATGGCAGAGGAGGAGAAAAGATTGACTCCTGATATCACTTCAGAAG atTCAACAACAGAGGTAGACACTGATGAGGAAAGGAGAGGAGAAATATTGACAACTAAGCACCTGAGAGGTCCACCACagaaacaaaagttaaatcttCTTGGTGAACATAGACCCCATGAGCTTAGTACCATACAG GAGGTAGATACTCCCAGGAGTGCACAGAGATCTTTAGAATCTGGGAAGCCAAGCCTTTCATCCAGTGGCAGTTCATTGTCCAGAAGATCACTGGATTCCTACCAGATGTCTACAGGAACCATCCCAGAGGAGAAGGAACCACAGGAACAGTTTGTCACACCCACTTATCGTAGGACGGCAGGAGAGACTGGCTACCAAACTCAGCAAATCGAACAGATACTGGAAAGAGCTAGAGAGTTTGACCCTAGTGTTGTAGAACGACTGAAGCAACAAACCAATGATATTTTTGCCAATATTGCTACACCCCCACAGAAAGGAGGCACCCCAGGGAGTAACTTGTCATTATCCATGGGATCACTAACTCCTGATTCTTTATCAACAG GTCCCATCAGTGACAGTAATGTATCTACGCAGTATAACTCTCCTTCAGATGCCCCAGCTTTTAAGATTGTCAATCAAAAAGGAAAAGACAATAGCCGTAGTGACAGCTCATACCGTAGCGGAATGTCATGGGCTGATGAATTATCAAGCTACAGTGGACAATATCATTCCATGAAGATGGATGACAGTAGTAAAACATCAGCAGATTCTAGACTGGAACCAAGTTCTAGGGTGCTTAATTCTTCTAGTCAGGAAAAACTAAACCTTCAAGCAATGGATGATAAAAGACCAAGTAAAAGTCAAGCTGACAGGAAATATGATGTATTTCATATGAAACTAGAACATCCAAGTATAGAAAAACCAGGCAGCCAATTCATCTTTAAGCATGCGGATGAAAGTATTTCTTCTGATTCTACCAGTAGGTTAAATATACAAGAACTGTCAGAAATAACTCCTTTAGAGAGATCAAATAAACAAGGTGAACTTTCTCAGTATCCATTACTTGACAAATCTGGACAGATGGAACAGTCATCTAGTGATGATCGTTCTAGGGGATATACTTCTAGTTCTGCAGTTAATGAATCATCTGCTAGAGAATCACCATTGGGAGGTGCTGAAGACAATGTGGAAGACAGCAAACTTCTGAGAACTGGCGAAAGCTTAGCATCAACTGCTACATCTGCTAGTAGCTACATGGATCTAGATGCTGTGAGTGGAATAAATAGACCTTTTGATTTCATTGGTCAGTTTAAATTAACTGGAAGAGATCAGTCTGTGCCTAACTCAAGTGATGATTTAATAGATCTGGATTCGAGCAAATATACAGAAAAAGGTGGTTTTACCAGCACACCATACACAACAGATGATAAGATCTCATCACAGCTATTGTCAGAACCATCTCAGTATGATTTGACTCCAGGGGACATCCAAGTAAGAAGTGGAGCTATTCCTCAACAATCTTTTGGCTTAAGTTCAAACCAAACTCCTGCATTTGTTTCAAGAAGGGGTGATTTTGGATCTGATTTCTCTGACCAGGGGTCTGGTGAAAAGAAAGTTGGTGCAACGTTAAGTCAGTATAGTTTAAAATCTGAAACACCAGGAGTTACTCTGATTGGTAAAGAACTAAGTCAGTACACCATTGGGTCAGAAAATGTGTCACCACTTAGTCAATATAGTATTGAAACCACAGAAAATATTTCCCCTGACCCAGCAATTAAATCTTTATCCCAGTATAGTTTGGAACCTTCTGCTAGCCATGACATCAAAGATGATTCCTCACTGAGTCAACATAGTCTTGATCCGTCAAGGCAAATATCTGGCTTCGGTTTatcaaagggagacaaatccaTGACACAATACAGCTATAGCACTGATTTAACTGCAGAGACAACTCAGTCTTCAGGGCGGGATCATGTTGATGGACATTTAAGTCAATATTCGCTCCAAACAAATGAAAAGTCTTTAACCCATGGACAGCTAAGTGACTCAGATTTAATGCATACTTCAAAAATGCCTTCTACAGATAATTTGTCTCTTAGTCAGCATGCTTTAGATTCTACAAATGATGACAATGACAGCATTGTAGagaaaaaatttgcaaatttagacaatttaataCGGGAATCACGAGATCTCATTGCAAAACATAAGAAGTTAATTACAAAAAACAAAGATTGGGAAGAACAATCAACAGAATCTACACCTGAGAGGAAAAATGAGAATCAGAATAGTAACAATAACAATTTGATTGAAATGATGGGCCTAAGATTAGAGCCGCAAGTGATATCAACAAAGCTAGATACATCAGAGTCCAGTTTTAATGTGACAGATGATGTCAGTCCAATGATGATCACAGCTTCTAGTGCTGATATGACACAGGACCACTTCAAGACAGCTGATTCTCTCTCTATGGATAATAGTGTAGGACACAAGTATGGAGATTCAGCTCTTTCACGGTTGTCACAG CTTGACACTACAGCAGGTATTTCTGATGAACCAGACTTGACATTGGTAACGGAAAGTTCTGAAGTCAGCATAAATCAAGAAGGACAACTCACTCATCGATCAGAGTGTAGCAATAATGATGATTCAGTATGGTCATTTGAACAACATGAGCAAAGCGCCAGAAGTTCTCCAGACATAACAGAGAATGATTTTCCTGATTTAG GGGAAGAAGAGGACCACTCAGGCCTAGCTGGTCAGACATTACAAGAATCATTTGATAGAAGACAGCAGTCAATGTCTTCAGTGAAACGAGATGCAGGAGAAGATGTTGTGTTTAGAGCTGTTCCTGTTGTAGTCAGTCCAACGTTATCATTCTCTATGAAGTTAAATTCTGATATAAAACCAAAGGCACCTTTAACATGGGCATCAGAATTAAAAGGGGAACAAGAATTACCTGTTTTGGCAGCTGGTGCAAAGCCTAGTTTTAAGCTTGCTGATCCAAAGCATGTAACTAAGAAAGATTCAGATAATAAGAAATTTGAGAAACCAGTAACAGCAGTATCAAAGTCAAAGTCAGCAGGAAATTTGAATCGAGCTCTTCAGCCTAGAAGTGCTGGATCCATCCCATCAATTTCAACATCTAGTAGTGATGAGAAATCCCTAGGACATTCTAAATCTGCTGGTATTATTAGTCTTGGAGATTTCTTAAAAAGGCAACTTTCAAATGAAGATGACAATACAGCAAAATCTGAATCATTTTCTCAAAAAAATAACTCTGCTTTGGTAACAACAAAGAATAAACCAGGACCTAGCATCAATACTAAACCAGCTTCTGTGAGTAAACCTTCTCCGTCTTTCTATGGAAAGGCAAAGGAGTCATCAAAAGGGTCATCTTATAGCATAGGAAAGAAGGCAGAAACAGGAACAAGTTCAAGTGGGAAACCAGGAATATATGGGAAATCTCAGGGAGGGAAACCAGCAGGAAATTCTCATATGTCCAAAACATTGTCTTCATGGAAGAAAAGCAGAGCAGTTAAATCATCAG GGCCTCCTCCACCACCCAAACAATCTTCTCATTTTCCCAATGGAGTTACAGAATTCCCTAAACCAAGTTCTAGAAGTGAAGAAGATGAGGCTTATGAACGTCGTATGAG GGCATACAACCCTCGATTGTTTAGATTACAAAATAGACTGGGTATAGAGGAACCTGAGGAAACACCAAGTGAGGagaaaaaaaagagtccaaagagtCGAGAGACTACAGAGGAGAAACAAAAAAGGGCTGCAGCCAGTAGAGATAAAGTCAAAGAATTCCAAAAG